CCCGCCCTTGAACGGGTCGCGCGCCACACAGGGCAGGCGCATGCCCGGCTCGTACAGCGTGGTCTTCGCGCCGGGAAAGGCGATGCCGTTGTCCGACACATACACAATCACCGTGTCCTCCCATCGCCCCGACGCCTTCAAAATCTCTATCAGCCGGACCAGCCCCCGGTCCGCCCGCTCCACCGACGCGCAGTATTGCGCCAGTTCCTCCCGGCACTCCGGGATGTCCGGCAAAAAGTCCGGCACGGGCACGTCCTCCGGACGCACCGGTGTGGAACCCTCGCGCAGGAAGGGCCGGTGCGGCTCCACCGTGTTGAAGCTTAAAAAGAAGGGCCGGTCGTCTTTCGCCTCCAGAACGGGCCGCACCGCCTCCGCCATCTTCTCCGGCGCCTTCACCGGCATATACTGGTCAAAGTGGTACAGTCTTTCCGGAAGGGTGTGGTGTTTGCCCGCGCACACCGTGCGGTACCCCGCCTCCCCCAGCAGGTTCGGCAGGCTCCGCACATTGTCGAAGGAGATGAAGTGGTGCTTGGCGTGCGCCAGGCCGTACTGCCCCGTGGCGTGGCTGTGCATCCCCGTCAACAGCACCGACCTGCTCGGGCTGCACGACGCCGTCGTGCAGAAGGCGTGGGTGAACCGCGTCCCCTCCGCCGCCAGCGCGTCCAGGCCCGGCGTCCGGAGCACCGGGTGCCCGTAGCAGCCCGCGTCGTTCATGCCCTGGTCGTCCGTGATGTAAAGAAGTATGTTCGGGCGCTTTGGCGCCCCGCCCCCCTGTGCGGGCACCCGTCCCGCCGCCAGCGCCGCCGCCCCCGCCGCACCCAAACCCTTGAGAAAATCCCTGCGCTCCATCATCCATCCTCCCGCGCGCCTTGGCCCGCGTGTCATGCGCCGCCGGACCGTCCCGGCGGGACCGGCCTCCATCATTCCAGAAGCGGCGCGAAGAGTCAACCGCCGCGCCGGCCCGTTCATCCTCCCCGCTATGGCGATTTGTTATCGCATCCCGGTTTTGGTGTATTTTCTTCCCAACGGCCCGGACATGCGATGTCACCGTGCCCCGGCGCCGCTTCGCGTCCAACAACGGGAGGGTTTCGCGATGATTATTGGCGTGCCGAGGGAAATCAAGCCGGGAGAGGCCCGCGTGGCGCTGGTGCCGTCGGGCGTGGCCGCCTTTACGGCGCACGGCCACAGGGTGCTGGTCGAGTCAGGCGCGGGGCTGGGAAGCGGGGTGGCGGACGCGGCCTATGCGGCGTCGGGCGCGGAACTGGTCCCAAGCGCTGCGGAGGTCTGGGGGCGGGCGGACCTGATC
This region of Candidatus Hydrogenedentota bacterium genomic DNA includes:
- a CDS encoding sulfatase produces the protein MMERRDFLKGLGAAGAAALAAGRVPAQGGGAPKRPNILLYITDDQGMNDAGCYGHPVLRTPGLDALAAEGTRFTHAFCTTASCSPSRSVLLTGMHSHATGQYGLAHAKHHFISFDNVRSLPNLLGEAGYRTVCAGKHHTLPERLYHFDQYMPVKAPEKMAEAVRPVLEAKDDRPFFLSFNTVEPHRPFLREGSTPVRPEDVPVPDFLPDIPECREELAQYCASVERADRGLVRLIEILKASGRWEDTVIVYVSDNGIAFPGAKTTLYEPGMRLPCVARDPFKGGRGSVCSAMVSWADITPTLLDYAGAVPEKPQYSGHSFRTWLEGGVEGGWDEVYASHTFHEVTMYYPMRVVRTRRHKLIWNIAYGLEYPFASDLWESRTWQAVLSRGIEQYGKRSVEAYLHRPKFELYDLGKDPDEVVNLAEDPAHGELLRELQGKLRAFQEKTGDPWLLKWERE